A single Oncorhynchus clarkii lewisi isolate Uvic-CL-2024 unplaced genomic scaffold, UVic_Ocla_1.0 unplaced_contig_200_pilon_pilon, whole genome shotgun sequence DNA region contains:
- the LOC139401810 gene encoding muscarinic acetylcholine receptor M3-like, translated as MTLNLNSSSSSPSVDPSMYLNNSSPGMRVYADNAILGLGLVLDNDSVTRDLTNLTSLSNASLLDPTVTYDPLGGHTIWQVILIVFLTGSLSLVTVVGNILVLISFKVNKQLKTVNNYYLLSLAFADLIIGTLSMNLYTTYIIMDQWALGNWACDLWLAIDYVASNASVMNLLVISFDRYFSITRPLTYRAKRTTKRALTMISMAWSVSFVLWAPAILFWQYIVGERTVPRGECFIQFLSEPIITFCTAIAAFYLPVTIMTVLYWRIYRETENRQKDLAGLRGSGAGNKAGQGGSQKEEEEKKEEAQEEEAPMVPKTGSSRSCSSYELNQAGQKDSGAKKTRGCFWFWPLSRWSKKKTITVGGEPEHSSSDSWNNNDGGGASMDQSDSENEEGAMESSRAIYSIVVNLPGINSAPGNNPNNDPQLTSPEDQDATKDPLRPQVGDNKEKKTSSNTRREKDKEDKSYHQRSFSKTPVTSSSSIQTSTKSHQTGDVSSTSKSPSSAPISLKDAAMAKRFASKAKTQITKRKKQSVVKEKKEKKAAQTLSAILLAFIITWTPYNIMVLVNTFCTGCIPEALWALGYWLCYVNSTINPMCYAMCNLTFRNTFKMILLCRWQDINKRNKPQFQQRQTVAFRKKEPLQV; from the exons ATGACCTTGAACCTGAACTCGTCCAGCTCTTCCCCCTCTGTAGACCCCAGTATGTACCTGAACAACAGCTCCCCAGGGATGAGGGTCTACGCCGACAACGCCATCCTGGGCCTGGGCCTTGTGCTGGACAACGATTCCGTTACCAGGGACCTCACCAACCTGACCAG CCTGTCCAACGCCTCCCTCCTTGACCCCACGGTGACCTATGACCCTCTGGGAGGTCACACCATCTGGCAGGTCATCCTGATCGTGTTCCTCACCgggtctctgtctctggtcaCCGTCGTAGGAAACATCCTGGTGCTCATCTCCTTCAAG GTGAACAAGCAGCTGAAGACGGTGAATAACTACTATCTCCTCAGTCTGGCCTTCGCTGACCTCATCATCG GGACTCTTTCCATGAACCTCTACACTACCTACATTATCATGGACCAATGGGCTTTAGGGAACTGGGCGTGCGACCTGTGGTTGGCTATCGACTACGTGGCGAGCAACGCCTCCGTCATGAACCTGCTGGTGATCAGCTTCGACCGCTACTTCTCCATAACTCGACCTCTGACTTACCGGGCCAAGAGGACCACCAAGAGAGCTCTGACTATGATCAGCATGGCCTGGTCCGTGTCCTTCGTCCTGTGGGCCCCGGCTATACTCTTCTGGCAGTATATCGTAGGGGAGCGCACTGTGCCTCGTGGAGAATGCTTTATCCAGTTTCTCTCAGAGCCTATTATCACATTCTGCACGGCCATCGCTGCCTTCTACCTGCCGGTCACCATCATGACGGTTCTCTACTGGAGgatctacagagagacagagaacaggcAGAAGGACCTGGCGGGGTTGAGGGGGTCGGGGGCAGGGAACAAGGCGGGCCAGGGGGGTagccagaaggaggaggaggagaagaaggaggaggccCAGGAAGAGGAGGCTCCCATGGTGCCCAAGACAGGAAGCTCCAGGAGCTGCAGCAGTTACGAGCTTAACCAGGCCGGTCAGAAAGACTCTGGAGCCAAGAAGACCAGAGGGTGCTTCTGGTTCTGGCCGCTGAGTAGGTGGTCCAAGAAGAAGACAATCACAGTGGGAGGAGAGCCGGAACACAGCAGCTCCGATAGCTGGAACAACAACGATGGGGGCGGGGCCTCCATGGACCAATCAGACTCTGAGAACGAGGAGGGGGCGATGGAGTCAAGCCGAGCTATCTATTCCATCGTGGTCAACCTGCCGGGGATAAACTCCGCCCCTGGTAACAACCCTAACAATGACCCCCAGCTGACATCTCCTGAGGACCAGGATGCTACGAAGGACCCTCTCCGGCCACAAGTGGGCGATAATAAGGAAAAGAAGACGTCCTCTAATACCAGAAGGGAGAAAGACAAGGAAGACAAGAGCTACCACCAACGCTCCTTCTCTAAAACCCCCGTCACTTCCTCGTCTTCCATCCAGACCTCCACCAAGAGCCACCAAACAGGGGATGTGTCGTCCACCTCCAAGTCCCCCTCCTCGGCCCCCATCTCCTTGAAGGATGCAGCCATGGCCAAGCGCTTCGCCTCCAAAGCCAAGACCCAGATCACCAAGCGTAAGAAGCAGAGTGTAGTcaaggagaagaaagagaagaaggccGCCCAGACTCTCAGTGCCATCCTGCTTGCTTTCATCATAACCTGGACTCCCTATAACATTATGGTGTTGGTCAACACCTTCTGTACTGGCTGCATCCCTGAGGCTCTGTGGGCTCTGGGCTATTGGCTGTGTTACGTCAACAGCACCATCAACCCCATGTGTTACGCCATGTGCAACCTCACCTTCAGGAACACCTTCAAGATGATTCTGCTCTGCCGCTGGCAGGACATCAACAAACGCAACAAGCCTCAGTTCCAGCAGAGGCAGACGGTCGCCTTCCGCAAGAAGGAGCCCTTGCAGGTGTAA